A single window of Micrococcaceae bacterium Sec5.1 DNA harbors:
- a CDS encoding ATP-dependent DNA ligase, with product MAGKQQERVNVEGHELTLTNLGKIIYPETGTTKAEVLEYYAAVAPFLIPAAANRPVTRKRWVNGVGTAENPGQVFFQKNLEDSAPKWIPRTAIQHSDHTNVYPMVNNLATLTWMAQIASLEIHVPQWQVDAEGNPLRPDRFVLDLDPGPGAGLPECVEVAKLARSILQDMGMEPVPVTSGSKGIHLYTGLEGTLKSEQVSAFAHELARALESDHPELVVSDMKKSLRHGKVLVDWSQNSGNKTTIVPYSLRGKAHPTVAAPRTWRELSSSTLDHLDYTAVMKRVKTGKDHFAPISSRHLPPHGEYSDDDDGAGTGSGSGSRERVVTVENRLAKYVGMRDPEKTPEPFPASSAAFASATPGGSSSDQPKPGDPAPPGGIFVIQEHHARRYHLDLRLEHNGVLASWALPRGVPETPDRNNLAVHTEDHPMEYADFAGVIPKGEYGAGTMTIWDRGEYTCEKWRDGKEVIATLTGQPGGGLHGTKRLALINTGDRWLIHLMKEQPGGRRPASAGAPKPAPVQTPAPQPMPNYTPMLATSGTVADLHGDDWLFELKWDGIRAIITGTGTATDGRIRLMSRNGNDLTATYPELTDRSCWPDGDFVADGEIVALGKGSRPDFGRLQLRMNLVKSADIQRARASVPVQLMLFDLLYDGGTDLSGLPFRERHERLEAFAGRLRAGCPLHLSAVLDHDVDDLMTSARELGLEGVMAKKADSRYVIGRRSHSWIKLKLEQSQEVVVGGWRPGAGARSGSFGSLLLGIPQGGKLHYVGRVGTGFKEWQLRDVMEKLEPRLVADSPFADIPREDAAGAQWVKPELVAEVTFGEWTGPGRLRHPVWRGWRPDKSPADVSQPN from the coding sequence GTGGCAGGCAAGCAACAGGAGCGGGTGAACGTGGAAGGCCACGAGCTGACCCTCACCAACCTGGGCAAGATCATCTACCCCGAGACCGGAACCACCAAAGCCGAGGTCCTGGAGTACTACGCCGCCGTCGCGCCTTTCCTCATTCCTGCCGCCGCCAACAGGCCCGTCACCCGCAAGCGCTGGGTCAACGGTGTGGGCACCGCCGAGAACCCGGGACAGGTGTTCTTCCAAAAGAACCTTGAAGACTCCGCACCCAAGTGGATCCCCCGCACCGCCATCCAGCACTCGGACCACACCAACGTCTACCCCATGGTCAACAACCTCGCCACACTCACGTGGATGGCACAGATCGCGTCTCTTGAGATTCACGTACCCCAATGGCAGGTGGACGCTGAAGGGAATCCGCTCCGGCCTGACCGCTTCGTCCTGGACCTCGACCCTGGTCCCGGCGCAGGCCTGCCTGAGTGCGTTGAGGTGGCCAAACTTGCCCGCTCCATCTTGCAAGACATGGGCATGGAACCCGTGCCGGTGACCAGCGGCAGCAAAGGCATACACCTCTACACCGGGTTGGAGGGAACGCTGAAGTCCGAGCAGGTATCGGCCTTCGCCCATGAGCTGGCGCGTGCCCTTGAGTCCGACCACCCCGAGCTGGTGGTCAGCGACATGAAGAAGTCCCTCCGCCACGGCAAAGTGTTGGTGGACTGGAGCCAGAACAGCGGCAACAAGACCACGATCGTGCCCTACTCGCTCCGGGGGAAAGCCCACCCTACCGTCGCAGCGCCGCGCACGTGGCGGGAGCTCTCTTCAAGCACCCTGGACCATCTTGATTACACAGCGGTGATGAAGCGGGTCAAAACCGGCAAGGACCATTTCGCCCCCATCTCCTCACGGCACCTTCCGCCGCATGGAGAGTATTCGGATGACGACGACGGCGCCGGAACCGGCAGCGGTTCAGGTTCCCGCGAGCGCGTGGTGACTGTAGAGAACCGTCTCGCCAAATATGTGGGGATGCGCGATCCGGAGAAGACCCCGGAGCCGTTCCCGGCGTCGTCGGCTGCTTTTGCCTCGGCGACGCCCGGAGGCTCCTCATCCGACCAGCCCAAACCGGGCGACCCCGCGCCGCCCGGCGGCATCTTCGTCATCCAGGAGCACCATGCCCGGCGCTACCACCTGGATCTGCGTTTGGAGCACAACGGCGTCCTTGCGTCCTGGGCTTTGCCGCGTGGTGTCCCGGAGACGCCCGACCGGAACAACCTCGCCGTACACACGGAAGACCATCCGATGGAGTACGCGGACTTCGCCGGCGTCATTCCCAAAGGTGAGTACGGCGCTGGGACCATGACCATTTGGGACCGTGGCGAGTACACGTGCGAGAAATGGCGGGACGGCAAGGAAGTGATCGCAACGCTAACGGGCCAGCCCGGAGGTGGACTGCACGGGACCAAGCGCTTGGCGCTCATCAACACGGGTGACCGGTGGCTGATCCACTTAATGAAGGAGCAGCCAGGTGGCAGGCGGCCTGCCAGTGCCGGGGCACCTAAGCCGGCACCCGTTCAAACCCCTGCTCCCCAGCCAATGCCGAATTACACTCCCATGCTTGCCACGTCCGGCACCGTCGCCGACCTTCATGGCGACGACTGGCTGTTCGAACTGAAGTGGGACGGAATCCGGGCCATCATCACCGGCACCGGAACCGCCACCGATGGCAGAATTCGTCTGATGAGCCGCAACGGCAACGATCTCACCGCCACCTACCCCGAACTGACAGACCGCTCGTGCTGGCCCGACGGCGATTTCGTGGCTGACGGTGAAATCGTGGCGCTTGGCAAGGGCTCACGGCCGGACTTCGGCCGGCTGCAGCTACGGATGAACCTAGTGAAGTCCGCAGACATCCAGCGGGCACGGGCTTCCGTCCCGGTGCAGCTGATGCTCTTCGACCTTCTGTACGACGGCGGCACGGACCTGAGCGGGCTGCCTTTCCGTGAGCGCCACGAGAGGCTTGAGGCGTTTGCCGGGCGCTTGCGCGCTGGCTGCCCGCTTCACCTTTCAGCTGTCTTGGACCACGACGTCGACGACCTCATGACAAGCGCGCGTGAGCTCGGCTTGGAAGGAGTGATGGCGAAGAAAGCAGATAGCCGTTACGTGATCGGCCGGCGGAGCCACTCGTGGATCAAACTCAAGCTGGAGCAGAGTCAGGAAGTGGTCGTGGGCGGCTGGCGTCCTGGCGCTGGTGCCCGGAGTGGGAGCTTCGGCTCGTTACTGTTGGGCATTCCCCAGGGCGGGAAGTTGCACTACGTGGGCCGGGTGGGCACCGGGTTCAAGGAGTGGCAGCTGAGGGATGTCATGGAGAAACTGGAGCCACGCCTGGTAGCAGATTCCCCCTTCGCCGACATCCCCCGCGAGGACGCAGCCGGTGCCCAGTGGGTCAAGCCGGAGCTGGTAGCAGAAGTGACCTTCGGGGAATGGACGGGCCCAGGCAGGCTACGGCACCCCGTGTGGCGTGGGTGGCGTCCGGACAAGTCCCCGGCAGACGTAAGCCAGCCCAACTGA
- a CDS encoding Ku protein, translated as MRAIWKGSIAFGLVNVPVKLYSATEDHDIGLHQVHNKDGGRIRYQRKCEICGEVVAYEDIDKAYEEEGRTVVLTAAELKSLPEENSREIEVVEFIPAEQLDPIMYERSYFLEPDSKSPKAYMLLRQTLEDTDRIAIVQYALRQKTRLGALRVRGDVLLLQALLWGDEVREAKFPSLETDIKISDKELEMSSALVDSMAHDFDPDEYTDDYQVQLRTLIEAKLEKGEALDTEATFGVTEGEGEGGDVIDLMEALKRSLDKKRGKEKAADDDAAASKATSKPKARAKKKA; from the coding sequence ATGAGGGCCATATGGAAGGGATCTATCGCGTTCGGTCTGGTCAACGTACCAGTGAAGCTTTACAGCGCCACGGAGGACCACGATATTGGCCTTCACCAAGTCCACAATAAGGACGGCGGACGCATCCGGTACCAGCGGAAATGTGAAATTTGCGGCGAAGTTGTTGCTTACGAAGATATCGACAAGGCCTACGAAGAGGAAGGCCGCACCGTGGTGCTCACAGCGGCCGAATTGAAGTCCCTGCCGGAAGAGAACAGCCGCGAAATTGAGGTGGTGGAATTTATCCCCGCCGAGCAGCTGGACCCGATCATGTACGAGCGCAGCTATTTCCTGGAGCCGGATTCCAAATCCCCCAAAGCCTATATGTTGCTGCGGCAGACACTTGAGGACACAGACCGGATTGCAATTGTCCAGTACGCGCTGCGGCAGAAGACGCGTCTTGGTGCCCTGCGCGTACGCGGGGACGTACTCCTTCTGCAGGCCCTTCTCTGGGGCGACGAAGTCCGCGAGGCCAAGTTCCCCTCGCTTGAGACGGACATCAAGATCTCCGATAAGGAGCTCGAAATGTCCTCCGCGCTGGTGGATTCCATGGCCCACGATTTCGACCCCGACGAATACACCGACGACTATCAGGTGCAGCTTCGTACGTTGATCGAGGCCAAGCTGGAAAAGGGCGAGGCGCTCGATACGGAAGCCACGTTCGGTGTCACGGAAGGCGAAGGGGAGGGCGGCGACGTCATCGATCTCATGGAGGCGCTGAAGCGGAGCCTGGACAAGAAGCGGGGCAAGGAAAAAGCGGCCGACGACGACGCTGCCGCCAGCAAAGCTACCAGCAAGCCAAAGGCGCGGGCCAAGAAAAAGGCCTGA
- a CDS encoding carbohydrate ABC transporter permease, which yields MINQQSFIGRVGKFVFLGACLVATVFPLYWIILTSLKEPGAIYSLPLDYWPRQLSFENYMGLFTKSDFGQYMLNSLVVALVASSVATLISLLSAYVLARFQFSGRGAVLGAFLITQMIPGFIALGPLYLMMTNMGLVDSKTGLILIYIAICIPFCTIMLRGFFENVPDALEEAAMIDGCSRLGALFRVLVPVMLPGVAASFVFNFVNCWNELFLSVTLMNSDSNKTIPTALAGFISSFNIDWGSMSAAAVLTVVPTLAIFAFASKFIVQGLTAGSVKG from the coding sequence ATGATCAATCAGCAGAGCTTCATAGGGCGCGTGGGAAAGTTCGTTTTCCTCGGAGCATGCCTCGTGGCCACGGTTTTCCCGCTGTACTGGATCATCCTGACGTCGTTGAAGGAACCGGGCGCCATTTACTCGCTGCCGTTGGACTACTGGCCCCGGCAACTGTCCTTCGAAAACTACATGGGACTTTTCACCAAGTCGGATTTCGGCCAATACATGCTCAACAGCTTGGTTGTGGCACTGGTGGCTTCATCGGTGGCAACGCTGATCTCCTTGCTCTCGGCGTATGTCCTGGCCCGGTTCCAGTTCTCAGGTCGCGGCGCGGTGCTGGGGGCCTTCCTGATCACGCAGATGATTCCAGGCTTCATTGCCTTGGGGCCGCTGTATCTGATGATGACCAATATGGGGCTTGTGGATTCCAAGACCGGGCTGATCCTCATTTACATTGCGATCTGCATTCCGTTTTGCACCATCATGCTCCGCGGTTTCTTCGAGAATGTTCCTGACGCCTTGGAAGAAGCTGCGATGATCGACGGTTGTTCGCGGTTGGGAGCCTTGTTCAGAGTCCTGGTTCCTGTCATGCTGCCCGGCGTCGCGGCAAGCTTCGTCTTCAACTTCGTTAACTGCTGGAATGAACTCTTCTTGTCAGTGACCTTGATGAACAGCGACAGCAACAAGACCATCCCGACGGCGTTGGCCGGGTTTATCTCGAGCTTCAACATTGACTGGGGGTCGATGTCCGCCGCAGCGGTCCTGACGGTCGTTCCAACGCTGGCAATCTTTGCCTTTGCAAGCAAGTTCATTGTCCAAGGACTAACGGCCGGGTCAGTCAAGGGCTAG
- a CDS encoding sugar ABC transporter permease: protein MSLDTKLPSKQANAGSVAGTGNRSKKRFNPRTAFTLLIFLAPAAVFVGIFIYYPMIAGSQMAFRNWNLNDLSDTSWVGFGNFLSLLETPEFWGIVRNTVVWVVGSLVPQVIIGFAVALFLKRKFRMRGAYQAMIFFPWAVSGFLIGMLFRWMFNAEFGVVNDLLMKAGIISSPIPWLSDPGFAMTAIIIANIWYGVTFFAIMILAALQSVSDEMYEAAALDGAGKVSTFFNITLPSIATTLALTILLRVIWIFNFPDIIFAMTGGGPADQTHIITTYMIKITQEGDYGKASALGLIVVLTLALFAAFYLMAVRPRKEAR from the coding sequence GTGAGCCTCGACACCAAGCTCCCCTCGAAGCAGGCCAACGCCGGGTCCGTGGCCGGCACCGGCAATCGGTCCAAGAAGCGCTTCAATCCCAGGACAGCCTTCACGCTGCTGATCTTCCTGGCCCCGGCGGCGGTATTCGTCGGAATCTTCATCTACTACCCGATGATCGCCGGCAGCCAGATGGCGTTCCGCAACTGGAATCTGAATGATCTCTCCGACACCTCGTGGGTGGGGTTCGGCAACTTCCTAAGCCTGCTCGAAACGCCGGAATTCTGGGGCATTGTCCGGAACACGGTGGTGTGGGTGGTTGGGTCCTTGGTGCCTCAGGTGATCATAGGCTTTGCAGTGGCGCTGTTCCTGAAACGAAAGTTCAGGATGCGCGGGGCTTACCAGGCCATGATCTTCTTTCCGTGGGCAGTGTCCGGATTCCTGATCGGCATGCTCTTCCGGTGGATGTTCAACGCGGAGTTTGGCGTCGTCAATGACTTGCTGATGAAAGCCGGGATCATCAGCTCGCCCATCCCGTGGCTCTCGGATCCCGGATTCGCGATGACCGCGATCATCATTGCCAACATCTGGTACGGCGTCACGTTTTTCGCCATCATGATCCTCGCCGCACTGCAGTCCGTCTCCGACGAAATGTACGAGGCTGCAGCACTGGATGGAGCCGGGAAGGTAAGCACGTTCTTCAACATCACGTTGCCAAGCATCGCCACCACGTTGGCTTTGACCATCCTGCTGAGGGTGATCTGGATCTTCAATTTCCCGGACATCATCTTCGCCATGACAGGCGGCGGCCCGGCTGACCAGACGCACATCATCACCACCTACATGATCAAAATTACCCAGGAGGGTGACTACGGCAAGGCGTCAGCCCTGGGGCTGATAGTCGTCCTCACGCTCGCCCTCTTCGCAGCCTTCTACCTCATGGCGGTCCGTCCTCGAAAGGAAGCACGATGA
- a CDS encoding sugar ABC transporter substrate-binding protein — protein MKSRFIMSAAAGLAAVLALAGCGGAEPAKDGKVTLKMVESLTNPTRTDTLKKLISGFEQANPNIKVDLISPPTDQADQKIQQMLQSGKGIDVVEARDITVGSFGANEWLYDMSADLKGWEGWDNLTDNAVTYSKQNGKTYYIPYGFYGLSLFYRSDVVKEAGFSGPPASWSEMLEQASAINKPAENKFGYAFRGGTNANSNAVAIIEAYVADEIDKENAFKLTGGKTIFSSPKAQEAMDLYIDLFKKGSPPSSVAWGYPEMVQGFSNGSTSFLLQDPEVIATVRESKSIKEDQWNVAPLLVGPSGKAIQPVASAGWGIAAASTAKPEAVKLIKYLAQGDAATTFSKDNSLVPTLKSAAKDSFYSTGPWAAYVKMTENPGTYVSAVQPRSVSWWSEWIKKSDGELQRVLTGKMSTSELLSSWDTYWSQKWAG, from the coding sequence ATGAAATCCAGATTCATCATGTCTGCCGCAGCCGGTCTCGCGGCCGTTCTTGCACTTGCCGGATGTGGCGGCGCCGAGCCCGCCAAAGACGGAAAAGTCACGCTGAAGATGGTGGAGAGCCTCACCAATCCGACACGTACAGACACCTTGAAGAAGCTCATATCCGGCTTCGAGCAAGCGAACCCGAACATCAAGGTTGACCTCATCTCTCCGCCAACTGATCAGGCGGACCAGAAGATCCAGCAGATGCTTCAGTCCGGCAAGGGAATCGACGTCGTCGAGGCTCGTGACATCACCGTGGGATCTTTCGGTGCCAACGAGTGGCTGTATGACATGTCGGCCGACCTCAAAGGATGGGAGGGCTGGGACAACCTGACGGACAACGCCGTCACGTACTCGAAGCAGAACGGTAAGACATACTACATTCCATACGGCTTCTACGGTCTTTCGCTGTTCTACCGCTCCGACGTCGTCAAGGAAGCAGGATTCTCCGGTCCACCTGCCAGCTGGTCCGAGATGCTGGAGCAGGCGTCGGCCATCAACAAGCCGGCAGAGAACAAGTTCGGCTACGCGTTCCGCGGGGGCACCAACGCCAACTCCAACGCCGTCGCCATCATCGAGGCCTACGTCGCTGACGAGATCGACAAGGAAAACGCCTTCAAGCTGACCGGCGGCAAGACAATTTTCTCCTCGCCCAAAGCGCAGGAGGCAATGGATCTCTACATTGATCTCTTCAAGAAGGGTTCACCCCCGTCCTCAGTGGCTTGGGGTTACCCGGAAATGGTCCAGGGCTTCAGCAACGGCTCCACCTCGTTCCTGCTCCAGGACCCGGAGGTCATCGCCACAGTGCGGGAGTCCAAGTCCATCAAGGAGGACCAGTGGAACGTAGCGCCCCTTTTGGTAGGACCAAGCGGGAAAGCGATTCAACCAGTGGCATCTGCCGGCTGGGGAATTGCCGCCGCATCCACAGCCAAGCCCGAGGCCGTGAAACTCATTAAATACCTCGCCCAAGGCGACGCTGCCACTACCTTCAGCAAGGACAACAGCCTGGTGCCAACCTTGAAGTCCGCAGCCAAGGATAGTTTCTACAGCACCGGTCCTTGGGCCGCCTACGTCAAGATGACGGAAAATCCCGGGACCTACGTTTCCGCTGTCCAGCCGCGCAGTGTCTCGTGGTGGAGCGAGTGGATCAAGAAGTCCGACGGCGAACTCCAGCGCGTCCTGACGGGGAAGATGTCCACCAGTGAGTTGTTGTCCAGCTGGGACACTTACTGGTCTCAAAAGTGGGCAGGCTAG
- a CDS encoding aminotransferase class V-fold PLP-dependent enzyme gives MVDWSLTPSKVHLNHGSYGSVPRIAQAKQLSLKAAMDQNPCPWFMGQFQLVATARSEIADFLRVSSRDVALVHNASAGISTVYNSLSFEPGAEIVTTNHAYGAVLQGAERVARRNGGLVRIADIPLDADAETACALVMGEVTSKTALIVVDQITSATARSFPVEAIALGASRLGVPVLVDAAHAPGVLEFPVPDFEGFWVGNLHKFACAPRGTAALVARGPAAATLEPLIDSWGFPYGFPENFDHVGTQDVTAWMAARTAFDTIEERYGWATFRRYAAELCDYGQTLIAGAFADATGEDPAIKVGMPVGPLRLVRLPKGLATTHEDSHAVRAHISDRLDIETAITTFNGAGFLRLSAHLYNSPKDYETFAERAVPELVRLAGSR, from the coding sequence ATGGTCGACTGGAGCCTCACACCATCCAAAGTCCACCTGAACCACGGCTCATACGGCTCCGTACCACGGATAGCCCAGGCCAAGCAGCTCAGTCTCAAAGCGGCCATGGACCAGAATCCCTGCCCGTGGTTCATGGGTCAGTTCCAACTGGTGGCCACAGCGAGGTCCGAGATCGCGGACTTCCTCCGCGTCAGCTCCCGAGACGTGGCACTTGTGCATAACGCCAGCGCGGGCATCAGCACCGTATACAACTCGCTGAGCTTCGAGCCCGGCGCCGAAATCGTGACGACCAACCATGCATATGGGGCGGTGTTGCAGGGCGCAGAGCGCGTTGCCCGCAGGAACGGTGGCCTCGTGAGGATCGCCGATATCCCCCTTGACGCGGATGCCGAGACCGCCTGCGCCCTTGTCATGGGCGAAGTCACCAGCAAGACAGCACTCATTGTGGTGGACCAGATAACGTCTGCCACGGCCCGGTCTTTCCCCGTCGAGGCGATCGCCCTGGGAGCCTCCCGCCTGGGCGTGCCGGTTCTGGTGGACGCAGCCCACGCCCCGGGTGTCCTGGAGTTTCCCGTGCCGGACTTCGAGGGGTTCTGGGTAGGAAATCTCCACAAGTTCGCTTGCGCGCCCCGGGGAACAGCGGCGCTGGTGGCACGCGGACCAGCTGCGGCCACGCTGGAACCACTGATCGATTCGTGGGGCTTCCCCTACGGCTTTCCGGAGAATTTCGACCACGTCGGAACACAAGACGTAACCGCATGGATGGCAGCCCGCACCGCATTCGACACCATCGAGGAACGCTACGGTTGGGCAACGTTTCGCAGGTACGCCGCTGAGCTGTGCGATTACGGCCAGACCCTGATCGCTGGCGCCTTCGCCGACGCCACAGGCGAGGATCCAGCGATCAAGGTCGGTATGCCGGTGGGCCCACTGCGTCTGGTCCGGCTGCCAAAGGGACTCGCAACCACGCACGAGGATTCGCACGCCGTCCGTGCCCACATCTCGGATCGGCTGGATATCGAAACGGCCATCACCACCTTCAACGGCGCGGGCTTCCTGCGGCTCTCGGCACACCTGTACAACTCGCCGAAGGACTACGAAACCTTTGCGGAAAGAGCGGTTCCGGAGCTCGTCCGGCTCGCTGGCTCCCGCTAG
- a CDS encoding FCD domain-containing protein, with protein MGAVETAMQGLRNKIASGELAAGQKCPPEAELAAQLGVSRSSLREAVRAMSALGVMESRHGSGTYVSSLEPTVILQNFALLVDLLPLDGLLELFEIRRLMESHAAAAAAANATPEVLAKLTALVETMEATDSPTEYSELDSRFHEEICRASGNSTLAALVSLFRSRGGHFHIFDGKEGAQVREGSTAGHSAIVDAIARRDPTLAATATAAHIAQTESWLKKLRPAPRLED; from the coding sequence TTGGGTGCTGTCGAAACGGCCATGCAGGGCCTAAGAAACAAGATTGCCTCTGGCGAACTCGCGGCTGGGCAGAAATGCCCGCCAGAAGCTGAGTTGGCCGCCCAGCTCGGTGTTTCGCGGAGCTCCCTTCGGGAGGCTGTGCGGGCGATGTCTGCCCTGGGGGTGATGGAGTCCCGGCATGGCTCGGGAACTTATGTTTCTTCCTTGGAACCGACGGTTATCCTCCAGAATTTTGCCCTTCTGGTGGATCTGCTTCCGCTGGACGGCCTGCTCGAACTCTTCGAGATCCGCAGGTTGATGGAGTCACACGCTGCAGCTGCCGCCGCCGCGAATGCCACTCCGGAGGTCCTGGCCAAGCTGACGGCGCTCGTGGAAACCATGGAGGCTACGGACAGCCCTACCGAGTATTCCGAACTCGATTCACGCTTTCATGAAGAAATCTGCCGCGCGAGCGGCAATTCGACTCTCGCGGCACTCGTCAGCCTGTTCCGTTCCCGCGGTGGACACTTCCATATCTTCGACGGCAAAGAGGGGGCCCAAGTCCGGGAAGGCAGCACGGCGGGGCACAGCGCAATCGTGGACGCGATAGCCCGTAGGGATCCTACGTTGGCCGCCACCGCGACCGCTGCGCATATTGCACAGACTGAGTCCTGGCTGAAGAAGTTGCGGCCTGCCCCGAGGCTGGAGGATTAG
- a CDS encoding Rho termination factor N-terminal domain-containing protein, producing MPGKKNSSLKDPKLYEELRDEGASKEKAARVSNAAAKQGRKEVGRKGGKSGDYDDWTVDKLKSRAKELGIKGYSGKKKSEIISMLRNH from the coding sequence ATGCCTGGAAAGAAGAATTCGAGTCTGAAGGACCCGAAGCTATATGAAGAACTCCGCGACGAAGGCGCCTCCAAGGAAAAAGCGGCCCGTGTTTCGAATGCCGCTGCCAAACAGGGACGCAAGGAAGTAGGCCGCAAGGGAGGCAAGTCCGGCGACTACGACGATTGGACTGTGGACAAACTGAAGTCCCGCGCCAAGGAACTCGGAATCAAGGGCTACTCCGGCAAGAAGAAGTCCGAGATCATATCAATGCTGCGGAACCACTAA
- a CDS encoding DUF6328 family protein codes for MVEPEQVPRTGRNETVEERMDRNWMELIQELRVLQTGVQILGGFLLTLPFQARFEHLDDWQRGLYLFNVMAAALTTALILLPVSVHRRLFRRGLKATLVSSADAITKWALAGVAILIVGSATLVFDVTAGRTAALIAGSFIILVLLLLVVGMPIWLHRRALQNGNGKSGNAP; via the coding sequence ATGGTAGAGCCGGAGCAGGTTCCCAGGACCGGCAGGAACGAAACCGTTGAAGAACGGATGGACCGCAACTGGATGGAGCTGATCCAGGAATTGCGGGTGCTCCAGACCGGAGTCCAGATCCTGGGCGGCTTCCTGCTGACCCTGCCTTTCCAGGCGCGTTTTGAGCACCTGGACGACTGGCAACGCGGTCTCTACCTCTTCAATGTCATGGCAGCCGCCCTGACAACTGCCTTGATCCTGCTTCCGGTCAGCGTGCATCGCCGCCTTTTCCGCCGGGGACTCAAAGCCACTCTCGTCTCCAGCGCCGACGCGATCACCAAATGGGCATTGGCGGGCGTGGCCATCCTGATTGTAGGTTCGGCCACCCTGGTCTTCGATGTCACGGCCGGGCGAACAGCAGCTCTGATTGCCGGTAGCTTCATCATCCTGGTCCTGCTGCTACTCGTTGTGGGCATGCCTATCTGGCTGCACCGAAGGGCCCTGCAAAACGGGAACGGCAAGAGCGGAAATGCACCGTGA
- a CDS encoding DNA starvation/stationary phase protection protein: MKASQQLADNLQIVLTDLIELQLQGKQAHWNIVGPNFRDLHLQLDELVAATRKFADDTAERMRALHALPDGRSGTISAGTRLEEFPGGLVNTKNAVKLVTERVERTVQTMRDVHDEVDEEDPTTADLLHEFIARLEQLVWMINAEIMSAGAAVTDPDEA, encoded by the coding sequence ATGAAAGCGTCACAGCAGCTTGCAGACAACCTTCAAATCGTCCTGACAGACCTGATCGAGCTACAGCTCCAGGGCAAGCAGGCGCACTGGAACATCGTCGGCCCGAACTTCAGGGACCTCCACCTCCAGCTGGACGAACTCGTTGCCGCCACCCGTAAATTCGCCGACGACACGGCGGAGCGGATGAGGGCCCTTCACGCCCTGCCCGACGGTCGGAGCGGGACCATCTCGGCGGGTACCCGCCTTGAAGAATTCCCTGGCGGGCTGGTCAACACCAAGAATGCAGTCAAGCTGGTCACCGAACGTGTGGAGCGGACCGTCCAGACCATGCGGGACGTCCATGACGAGGTGGATGAAGAAGATCCCACTACAGCGGATCTTTTGCACGAATTCATCGCTCGCCTGGAGCAGCTCGTGTGGATGATCAACGCCGAAATCATGAGCGCCGGAGCCGCGGTCACGGATCCTGACGAAGCCTAA
- a CDS encoding DNA topoisomerase IB: MPRLRRSDLSKPGIERRRAGKGFSYRYPDGSLVSQEDRQRINALAIPPAWTEVWISPDSNGHIQATGVDAAGRSQYIYHPRWRERKDTEKFQRAAELGSVLPAVRRTVTLHLKDTSSPRQQTLAAAVRLMDLGALRVGSESYMRQNGSYGLTTLRCRHARIKENAVGLKFPGKSGQWWDISIEDPALAAFLEPLARRPGKERLLAYRSDGSWVSVDASMINEYLRGIAGAAYTSKDFRTWKGTAAAALSLLKSEGAVTRPQALVKAMKDAAQLLGNTPTVARTSYVDPRIVEAYLSGELQDVNPTEASIAAFLIGKQS; the protein is encoded by the coding sequence ATGCCAAGGCTTCGGCGAAGTGACCTTTCCAAGCCCGGTATTGAACGCCGCAGGGCCGGTAAAGGGTTCAGTTACAGGTATCCCGACGGGAGCCTGGTAAGCCAAGAGGATCGCCAGCGCATTAATGCGCTGGCGATCCCGCCTGCGTGGACCGAGGTGTGGATCAGTCCCGACAGCAATGGGCACATCCAGGCCACGGGAGTGGACGCGGCGGGTCGAAGCCAATACATCTATCACCCTCGATGGCGCGAACGTAAAGACACCGAGAAGTTCCAGCGGGCCGCGGAATTGGGCTCGGTGCTCCCTGCCGTGCGCAGGACTGTCACGCTGCACTTGAAGGACACATCGTCTCCCAGGCAGCAGACCTTGGCCGCGGCCGTGCGTCTCATGGATCTAGGCGCTCTCCGCGTGGGCTCTGAAAGCTACATGCGTCAGAACGGCTCCTATGGACTCACAACCCTCAGGTGCCGGCACGCCCGAATCAAAGAGAACGCCGTCGGCCTGAAGTTCCCTGGCAAGAGCGGACAATGGTGGGACATATCCATTGAGGATCCCGCGCTGGCAGCTTTCCTTGAGCCGCTGGCGCGTCGGCCTGGCAAGGAACGGTTGCTGGCCTACCGATCCGACGGTTCGTGGGTTTCCGTGGATGCTTCCATGATCAACGAATACCTGCGTGGAATTGCCGGAGCAGCCTACACGTCCAAGGATTTCCGTACTTGGAAGGGGACCGCCGCAGCGGCCCTGTCCTTGTTGAAGTCCGAAGGCGCTGTCACGCGACCCCAGGCTTTGGTGAAGGCCATGAAGGATGCTGCCCAACTGCTGGGCAACACCCCCACCGTGGCGCGCACTTCCTATGTGGACCCCAGGATCGTGGAGGCCTATCTGTCAGGAGAATTGCAGGACGTGAATCCGACCGAAGCCTCAATTGCCGCTTTCCTCATCGGGAAGCAGAGCTAG